A genome region from Bemisia tabaci chromosome 3, PGI_BMITA_v3 includes the following:
- the Mpv17 gene encoding mitochondrial inner membrane protein Mpv17, translating into MAVFKSIYNAYKTILTNHPLKTQAVQASALMGFGDLISQAVIEKKPCDIERTVRYGSVGLFIGPTLQTWFGLLEKQIGRGGFKKLVIKVSIDQCCFAPCFLAIVVSLVNTAQGKSLEETKNKLKTNYFDILMANYMLWPWVQLTNFSIVPLAYRVPVVQMVAVSWNMYLSWKLNADKPSSSNEPPVILPD; encoded by the exons ATGGCTGTTTTCAAATCAATATACAATGCTTACAAGACTATATTGACAAATCATCCTCTAAAGACTCAAGCAGTTCAAGCAA gtgctCTTATGGGATTTGGAGACCTCATTTCTCAAGCAGTCATAGAAAAGAAGCCGTGTGATATAGAGCGGACCGTTCGTTATGGGAGTGTTGGACTGTTTATT GGACCAACTCTTCAAACTTGGTTTGGACTTTTAGAGAAACAGATTGGAAGAGGAGGATTCAAGAAATTGGTTATCAAGGTATCCATAGACCAGTGTTGTTTTGCTCCTTGTTTTCTAGCCATAGTTGTATCTCTTGTGAATACTGCGCAGGGGAAGTCATTGGAGGAgaccaaaaataaattgaagacAAATTATTTTGACATCTTGATGGCTAATTATATG CTGTGGCCATGGGTTCAACTCACAAACTTTTCCATTGTGCCTTTAGCCTACCGAGTACCTGTCGTCCAGATGGTAGCAGTCTCTTGGAACATGTACTTGTCTTGGAAACTCAATGCAGATAAACCTAGTTCTTCTAATGAGCCTCCCGTCATCCTACCTGACTAG